One Candidatus Poribacteria bacterium genomic window, GACATGAACGAGCGCAAGCGCCTACGCGTCGCGATGATCGGATGCGGCGGGCTCGCCCGGGGCGTGCTGCTGCCGGCGCTGACGCTGGTCGACGAACTGCGTCTCGTCGCCACCTGCGACCTTCGACGCGACGCCGCCGTGGACGCCGCCGACCGCTTCCGCGCCGAACGCGCCTACACCGACTACAGCGAGCTCCTCGCCGCCGAAGACCTCGACGGCGTCCTGATGGCGGCTCCTCCGGCGATCCATACCGAAGCGGGCATCGTCGCGCTGGAACGCGGGCTCCACGTCTACACCGAGAAGCCGCCGTCGATGACCGCCGCCGGAGCCAAGCGGTTCCGCGACGCCGCGCGCGGCACGACCGCGAAGGTTCTCATGGGAACCGTGCAGCGGCACTGCCCGGTGAACCGGATGGCGAAGGAGATCATCTCCCGACCCGGGTTCGGCGAGCCGATCGTCTATCAGGCGCGGTACCTCTGTCCGGGTCCCGGCATGCGGATGGATTGGGGGCTCGACCGCGATTCGGACGCGGACATGTTCCGCTTCTTCCTGCTGGATCACATCATCCACCATCTCGACCTGACTCGGTTCTTCATGGGCGATATCGCGGCGGTCTCGGCGATGCGGAGCCAGACGAACTCCGAGCAGTATGCGGGCGTTATCCAGTACCGATTCGGGAGCGGCATCGTCGGGAGCCAGACGATCGCGTTCCGCTCGCCGGTGTTCGAGAACCGCACGCTCATCGCCGGCGACGGGCCCGCGTGGGTCGAGACCCACAACTGGTCGAAGCTGACCTACTCGATTCCCGACCTTCCTGTCGGCACGGGCGGATATAACGACGGCAGGATCATCACCTGGGACGGGGGAATCGGGTATCAGAACGGCGTCATCCGTCCCGGATACCGCGAGGAGATCACGGCGTGGGCGCGCGCCATCCTCGATGGGACGGAGTGCCGCGCCGATCTGGACGACGGATACCGCGAGATGCTCCTCATCGACGCGATCATCGAGAGCCTGCGCACAGGCGGAGAGGTGACACTCGCCTATGATTGAGCTGCGAACTCAGATGCCGGCGCCCCGCATCGTAGCCGACGTCGCGTGCGTCTGCGGCGAAGGACCCCTGTGGCATCCGACCGAGCGCTGCGTCTACTGGACCGACATCGATAGCGCGAAGCTGTATCGCTACGACCCGGCTTCCGGGAACCACGAGCTCGTCCTCGACGGCGAGACGGTCGGCGGGTTCACGATCCAGGCGGACGGATCGCTGCTGCTGTTCATGGATCGCGGGCGGATCGCCGTCTGGCGTGACGGCACGCTGACGAACGTCGTCGACGAGATACCGGACGAACGGGAGTCGCGATTCAACGACGTCGTCGCGGACCCGGTCGGACGCGTCTTCTGCGGGACAATGCCCAGCCCCGAACGGCTCGGACGGCTCTACCGGCTCGACTGCGACGGCACGCTCACGGTCGTCCTCGAAGACGTGCGCTGCTCGAACGGGATGGGCTTCACGCTCGACCGCCAGCGCATGTACTTCACCGATTCCGAGATGTACGAGATCAGCCTGTTCGAGTACGACCGGGCAACCGGGAACCTGTCGAACCGCCGCGCCTTTCACCGGAACGCGCCCGCCGCCGGCTTGCCCGACGGGATGACCGTCGATGCCGAAGGCTGCATCTGGTCGGCGCGCTGGGACGGCTCCCGGCTGGTTCGACTGCTTCCCACCGGCGCGTTGATGCAGACCGTGGCGTTCCCGGTGCTCAAGGTCTCCAGCGTCACGTTCGGCGGCGACGATCTGACGGACATGTACATCACGACGGCGGGAGGCGAGGATCGCGCGCTGAACGGCGCTCACGCCGGATCGCTGTTCCATCTGAATCTCGGCATTCGCGGTCTGCCGGAGTTCGCTTCGCGCATCGGACTGTAGTCGCCACACGCGGAACCGGTTCCTACCGGTTCCCAGGGGAGGCATCCATGCTCGGCCAGCAGGTGATCGACTTCTACCACGGGCTCGTCGAATCGGAGCTTCGCCAGTCGCCGTTCGACCTGTCCTCAAAGGGCGCGTTCGAGGTGTGGCAGGGACTCGCGCGGGGTGTGCTGAGCGGCATCTTGGGCGATACGCCCAGTGAACGCATCGACTTCGGACTCGAACGACAGACCGTCGAGGAGACCGAGAGCTACGTCCGCGAACGGCTCGTCTATTGGACGCGCCCCGGGCTCCAGGCGTGCGCCTATCTGCTGACGCCGAAGAACGTCCGGTACCCGGTTCCCGCCGTGCTCTGCCTGCACGGTCACAGCGGCGGCGGCAAGGACGAGTGCATCGACCCCAACTCGGCGTATCGCGGGTTCGCCAAGCAGTTCGCGGAGCAGGGGCTGGTCGCGTTCGTGCCCGACCAGATCGGATTCGGCGAGCGTGCGCTGCCGCAGGACAACGTCACGTATAACGTTCTCGTCCATGGCCTCAACATGCTGGGGCACACGCTCATCGGCGTGCGCTACTGGGACCTGGTGCGGGCGCTCGATCTGATGGAGTCGCTCGACGCCGTCGATCCGAAGCGGATGGGCGTCATGGGCTTGTCGCTGGGCGGCGAGATGGCGATGTTCGTCGGCGCGCTCCAGACGCGGATCGCCGCGACGTGCGTGAGCTGCTATCTCACGTCGCACCTGAACACGTTCCTCGATCGGCCCCACTGCACATGCGGACATCTGCGCGATCTGGCGCGCCATTTCGAGCACGTCGATATCGCCGCGATGATCGCGCCGCGACCGCTCTTCCTGGAAGCCGGCAGAAAGGACGTCTCCTTCCCACACGAGGATACCGAGGCGATCGTCCACGACCTGGGACCCATCTACCAAGCCTATGGAGCCCCGGCGACGCATACCGGCATCCACGTCCACGACGGAGGGCACGAGATCGCGACGACGCACAGCGTTCCGTGGATGTGCGATCGACTCCGCGAGGCCTCTTAGCGCGCGGATACCTTACTCGGAGACTGGCGAGGCAGCCAGAGAGGTCGGAGGCGAACCGGGATCACACCCATCGCAGGAGCGTCGCGTCGCACGCAGACCGGGTGACGGTTACGATGAGAGTCTGATGAGAGGTGGTACGGGATGTTCGGTCAGGTGTTCGCGATCTCTGATGTGCCGACGGTCGCGACGCTCGCCTTCCTCGAAGGTCTCCTATCCGCAGACAACGCGCTGGTTCTCGCCATTCTCGTTCGCGCGCTGCCGAAGCACCAGCAGCAGAAGGGACTGCTCTACGGACTGGTCGGCGCGTTCGTACTCCGCGGCTTGATGATCGTGATCGCCAGCGAGCTCATCAAGTACTGGTGGGTTCAGGCGGCAGGCGCGGGGTATCTGCTCTACCTGGCGGTGCGTCACTTTGTCAGGCACGCGATGCATCGCGTCAACGACAAGCATCGGGAACCCAAGGCGCAAGGGTTCTGGTCGGTGATCGTGGTCGTGGAACTGACCGACCTCGCCTTCGCCGTCGATTCAATCCTCGCCGCCGTGGCGCTGGTGGGACCGCCACCCAACATGGAGGCGGTCCATCCGAAGCTGTGGGTGATCTACCTGGGCGGGCTGCTGGGCGTTGTTGCGATGCGGTTCGTCGCCAACTTCTTCCTGAAGCTGCTCGAGAAGTTCGCGCGGCTCGAGACCGCCGCCTATCT contains:
- a CDS encoding Gfo/Idh/MocA family oxidoreductase, with protein sequence DMNERKRLRVAMIGCGGLARGVLLPALTLVDELRLVATCDLRRDAAVDAADRFRAERAYTDYSELLAAEDLDGVLMAAPPAIHTEAGIVALERGLHVYTEKPPSMTAAGAKRFRDAARGTTAKVLMGTVQRHCPVNRMAKEIISRPGFGEPIVYQARYLCPGPGMRMDWGLDRDSDADMFRFFLLDHIIHHLDLTRFFMGDIAAVSAMRSQTNSEQYAGVIQYRFGSGIVGSQTIAFRSPVFENRTLIAGDGPAWVETHNWSKLTYSIPDLPVGTGGYNDGRIITWDGGIGYQNGVIRPGYREEITAWARAILDGTECRADLDDGYREMLLIDAIIESLRTGGEVTLAYD
- a CDS encoding TerC family protein, which translates into the protein MFGQVFAISDVPTVATLAFLEGLLSADNALVLAILVRALPKHQQQKGLLYGLVGAFVLRGLMIVIASELIKYWWVQAAGAGYLLYLAVRHFVRHAMHRVNDKHREPKAQGFWSVIVVVELTDLAFAVDSILAAVALVGPPPNMEAVHPKLWVIYLGGLLGVVAMRFVANFFLKLLEKFARLETAAYLIIAWISVKLGIEAYGHWYYTTYHVHAGFEHLPKWVFWTVMLLLFASGFIPKRGSKPAEGAAEAGD
- a CDS encoding SMP-30/gluconolactonase/LRE family protein, whose protein sequence is MPAPRIVADVACVCGEGPLWHPTERCVYWTDIDSAKLYRYDPASGNHELVLDGETVGGFTIQADGSLLLFMDRGRIAVWRDGTLTNVVDEIPDERESRFNDVVADPVGRVFCGTMPSPERLGRLYRLDCDGTLTVVLEDVRCSNGMGFTLDRQRMYFTDSEMYEISLFEYDRATGNLSNRRAFHRNAPAAGLPDGMTVDAEGCIWSARWDGSRLVRLLPTGALMQTVAFPVLKVSSVTFGGDDLTDMYITTAGGEDRALNGAHAGSLFHLNLGIRGLPEFASRIGL